The DNA window CGCACCGGTTTCCAATCCTTCAAGCTTATGCTCTTCGGCAGTTCGTGCAGTAAGAAGAATCAATGGAATATGCGAAGTACGCAGATCGCTCTTTACCAGGCGACAAAGCTCGCATCCATCCATTTCGGGCATCATCACATCACTAATAATCATGTCTGGTAGAGAATCCAGTATTGACTCCCATGCCTCTTTTCCATTTGCAGCTTCCTGAACAATAAACTCTCCTTTGAGACTATCCTTCATAAAGGTGCGGAAGTCATCATTATCATCAACAACAAGTATCGTTGAACGAGCCGGAGCTTCTTCATGCACTTCCTGCATATCAGGCAAATCTTCCTGTTTTTCTGTAAGAACAGCAACATTACCTTCTGTAATCGTAACCTTCTTTTCTTCCTCTATTTTTCGATTTACAGGTATGGTAATAACAAAGATGCTTCCTTTTCCGGTATTGTTGTGTACTTCTACAGTTCCTTTATGCAATAGAACAAACTCCTTAACCATATTAAGACCTATTCCACTACCACCAAACTTATGCTCATCGGTTTGTTTCACCTGATAAAAGCGATCAAATATTTTATCTTTTTCATCATCACTGATGCCAATGCCTGTATCTGCTACACGAATTTCCAACAATTCCGGCTGACCATCTCCCGAAGCTGGTAACAAATCAAGATGTACTTCCACACGACCTCCTTCGTTAGTAAACTTAAATGCATTGGAAAGTAAATTCATCATAATTTTGCCCATCTTATCCTCATCAAACTCCATACGCAATTCGTTTATTGCAGAATAGAAGGTTAGCCGGATATTTTTCTTTTCCGAAAGTTCGGCAAAAGTAGAGGATACACTTTTTATATAGGCTACAATATCACCATAAGAAAGGTTTACCTGATGGCCCTGAACATCTAATCTACGGAAATCTATTAGCTGATTTACAAGGTGAAGTAAGCGGATTGCATTACGATGCACCATCTCAAGCTTTTGCTTCTGCTCATCATTGTTTATTACTTTAATTACATTTTCCAATGGAGAGATAATTAAGGTAAGCGGAGTACGCAATTCATGACTTATATTAGTGAAGAAGCGTAACTTCATGTCGTCAATCTCGTGATTACGCTTTGCTTCAAGTTCTATTTGCTCTAATTTATAGCGATTTCGTTCACGTGTAAGAATCATAATTCTACCACGAACCAACACACCTATTATAATAAGGATATATAACAGATAAGCAAATCCGGAACGCCAGAAAGGAGGTTCTATTACTATTTTAAGTGAAGCTGCACTCTCATTCCAGAATCCGTCGCTATTTGCAGCCTTCACCATTAAAGTATAAGTTCCGGGAGCAAGATTGGTATAAGTTATTTTATGAACATTCTCGTCAGCTATCAGCCAATCCTGGTTAAAACCTTCAAGTTTATAGGCATATTTTGTCTTTTCAGGCAAAACATAATTCATAGATGAAAATTCAACAGAGAAAACATTCTGGCGATATTTCAGTTTAATTTCTTTTGTCCAGTTTAATCCTTCTTTAAGAATTAGATTTCCGTCATAAACAGAATCAACTTTCACGCTATTATTAAACAGTTGCAGGTCGGTAAAAACTACTTTGGGTAAAGTTCTGTTATATTTTATAATCTCAGGATTAAAAATGTTATAGCCCCGGATTCCTCCCATTAGAATTTCTCCACGGAAAGATCTGAGTATGGAACGCATATTAAACTCACTACTTTGCAGGCCATCACGTTCATCATAATTATAGAAGGTGTACGAGTAATCACCAGTCTTTGGATTTGTAGCAACTATAATATTTGAAACTCCATTGGACGTTGTAACCCACATATTTTTATTAGTATCTTCTATAACTCCCGTAATCACATTGTCCGGAAGTCCGCTAGTCTTAAATAGAGCAGTTATCTTATCATTTTTACGATCAAAGATATTTAATCCTTCACGAGTAGCCACCCATAAAAGTCCGCGACTATCTACATACAACTGATTCACATTATTAGTAGAGAAAGGCTGATCGCCTCGTTTATTGGTTGTAAATCGTTCAAAAACTCCTGTTCTTATATTATAAGTGGTTACACCAATAGCTGTTCCTATATAAAGCATATCATCACGCCCAAGGCAAAGAGAAGATATATATTCGGAAGAAAGTAGTTCTGTCTTCCTATTATTAAAAGTAAGAAACTGTCCGGTTTTAGGATTCAGTCGCTGAAGACCATTTCCCAGCGTGCCAATCCAGATATATCCTTCATTATCCTCTACAATAGACCAGATATTATTATTAGCCAAAGAATTAGGATTGTTCGGATCATGTTTGTAATGAATAAAACGACTGCCGTCAAAACAATCCATTCCTCCCAGATAGGTTCCAATCCAAACCTTTCCATCTCGTGATGCACAAAGACTCACAATTATATCTCCGGCTAAAGACGACTCTTGTCCAGGTATATGTTGATAGAGTTGCCGCATCCCTGTGGACTTATTATAGCATATTACTCCTGCACCATTAGTACCAATCCATAAGTTACCTTTAGTATCTTCAGCCAAAATAGTAGCATCATTATTAAAGTTTTTCTGATTAGCATAATAAGACATGTGATCTACTTCAAACTTAAAGATACTCTCACTATAATAAGATATCCCCTTTTTATAAGTCCCTACCCAAATAATATTGGTATTATCTCTATAAATACAATTTATAGTATTGTGAGAAATACTTCGTTCGTCAGTTGGATCATTCACAAGATTAATTACCTGTCCCTTTTTCTTGTTAATAACATCAATCCCCCCATGGTCAGTTCCAATCCATACATTTCCGTTAGCATCCTGTGCTATATCTTTAATCACATTACTGGAAAGCGTATATACCGATTTGGTTGACATATTACTGATATACTCCCAGCTTCTGGTATTTGCATGATAAAGCCACAAACCATAACTACCTTCAGTATACACCCAACAATCGTTATCAGAATCAACATAAACAAAAAACTTATTAGCATTTATACCAAAGTTAGCAGGAATATAGTTTTCTTTTCTAAGAATCTTTCCCGTTTTTTTATTTATGCATTCCATCAGTCCCGATTGGAACATTATTACATAGTAGGCTTTACCTTCACGAATATCTGTTATAATACCTCTACTCAAGTTACCAGCCCGACCATCTTGTGCAAATAAAAGCAGTTTCTTTGATGCACTCTGATATTGATAAACTCCCAATCCTCTGACATAACACAACAAATTTTTCTGCTTATCAATAAAGATTGATTCCACGTTTCGCTGAATGCCCAACTTCCTTAATTCATTAGCAACATTTCTTTTGAATAGTTCTTTTCGTGAGTCATAAATTACATAACCGGAGCCTGTATTAATCCATAGATTAGCATCAGCATCTTCCTGGATGTTGGATATATAATTATCAATAATAGATGTTGTATCCTTTTTGTTGTGCTGAAAAAGCTTATAGGAATATCCATCATAGCGGTTAAGACCAGAAACTGTACCGAACCACATAAATCCTCTGCTGTCTTTATAGATGTAATTAACCTGACTGTGAGAAAGCCCATTACTTACTTCCAGATGTTTAAACATAAATTTGCCTTGGGCTAAAGCAAAAGAAGGAAATAAAATAAGAAGAAAAAAGTATAGATATAAGTGCTTTTTCATAGAAGAACTGGGTTATCAGTGATTAACAGCTCACAAAACTCGTAAAAAAACTCGAGTAATCAAAGAATAAAATCGCTAAATACAAAACTTTCAAGAGATTCCATCACACAATTTATTTAAACATAAGAAAAACTATACTTTATTGATTATTTATAATACAATTCTAACGTCTGCAATAATGTTCTCATTTATTTTCTGTATTTTCGGCTCGGAATAATAAGCCATCTTATCCATATTATGAAATCAATATCAACCTTTATCATAATTATTCTTTTTTCCTTTTCATCTATAATGTTGTTATCCTGTAGCAATGGATCGGACAGTAATATCAATACAACTATTGTATCATATGAATAAGAAAAGTAGCTGATATTGCTATTGAAGATGGAATCTATATAATAAAAGATCTGATTGACTAAATTTTAATTACTAAATATACAATGAAAAACAAATTAAGTTGTCTAATGCTGTTTGCTCTTCTTACTTTAGGAGCAAATGCAAAAGTAAAATTGCCAGAGATTCTGGGCGATAACATGGTATTACAACAAAGCACTAAAGTAAAACTATGGGGAGAATCAACTCCAAATAAAACGATTTCTGTTAAAGTATCCTGGAGCAAAAATGGTGTTCAAACTCAATCTGATAAAGATGGTAAGTGGCTATTGTGGATATCAACTCCAAAGGGCAGCTATGACAGTAGAGAAATATCAATTTCAGATGGTGAGATTTTTACACTTAAAAATATATTGATCGGTGAAGT is part of the uncultured Bacteroides sp. genome and encodes:
- a CDS encoding two-component regulator propeller domain-containing protein; this encodes MKKHLYLYFFLLILFPSFALAQGKFMFKHLEVSNGLSHSQVNYIYKDSRGFMWFGTVSGLNRYDGYSYKLFQHNKKDTTSIIDNYISNIQEDADANLWINTGSGYVIYDSRKELFKRNVANELRKLGIQRNVESIFIDKQKNLLCYVRGLGVYQYQSASKKLLLFAQDGRAGNLSRGIITDIREGKAYYVIMFQSGLMECINKKTGKILRKENYIPANFGINANKFFVYVDSDNDCWVYTEGSYGLWLYHANTRSWEYISNMSTKSVYTLSSNVIKDIAQDANGNVWIGTDHGGIDVINKKKGQVINLVNDPTDERSISHNTINCIYRDNTNIIWVGTYKKGISYYSESIFKFEVDHMSYYANQKNFNNDATILAEDTKGNLWIGTNGAGVICYNKSTGMRQLYQHIPGQESSLAGDIIVSLCASRDGKVWIGTYLGGMDCFDGSRFIHYKHDPNNPNSLANNNIWSIVEDNEGYIWIGTLGNGLQRLNPKTGQFLTFNNRKTELLSSEYISSLCLGRDDMLYIGTAIGVTTYNIRTGVFERFTTNKRGDQPFSTNNVNQLYVDSRGLLWVATREGLNIFDRKNDKITALFKTSGLPDNVITGVIEDTNKNMWVTTSNGVSNIIVATNPKTGDYSYTFYNYDERDGLQSSEFNMRSILRSFRGEILMGGIRGYNIFNPEIIKYNRTLPKVVFTDLQLFNNSVKVDSVYDGNLILKEGLNWTKEIKLKYRQNVFSVEFSSMNYVLPEKTKYAYKLEGFNQDWLIADENVHKITYTNLAPGTYTLMVKAANSDGFWNESAASLKIVIEPPFWRSGFAYLLYILIIIGVLVRGRIMILTRERNRYKLEQIELEAKRNHEIDDMKLRFFTNISHELRTPLTLIISPLENVIKVINNDEQKQKLEMVHRNAIRLLHLVNQLIDFRRLDVQGHQVNLSYGDIVAYIKSVSSTFAELSEKKNIRLTFYSAINELRMEFDEDKMGKIMMNLLSNAFKFTNEGGRVEVHLDLLPASGDGQPELLEIRVADTGIGISDDEKDKIFDRFYQVKQTDEHKFGGSGIGLNMVKEFVLLHKGTVEVHNNTGKGSIFVITIPVNRKIEEEKKVTITEGNVAVLTEKQEDLPDMQEVHEEAPARSTILVVDDNDDFRTFMKDSLKGEFIVQEAANGKEAWESILDSLPDMIISDVMMPEMDGCELCRLVKSDLRTSHIPLILLTARTAEEHKLEGLETGADDYITKPFNFDILMLRIRKLMERREAAREAFRQQIEVKPSDITITSLDEKLIQKAIKYVEDNISSSELSVEELSKSLGMSRVHLYKKLLSITGKTPIEFIRTIRLKRAAQLLRESQLNISEVAYQVGFNNPKYFSKYFKEEFGMLPSAYQDKKDRDDAEM